Below is a genomic region from Treponema sp. J25.
TTCCACGATCTTAAGTCCTACCTCGTTGTCTGCTTCAATGACCGCATTTGCAATAATCTGGGTAAAGAGGGTAATGGCCCGAATCGCATCGTCATTCCCAGGGATAGGGTAGTCGATTCCTTCGGGATTACAGTTGGTGTCTACCACCGCTACAATGGGAATACCCATCCGCTGGGCTTCTGCCACGGCAATGGCTTCCTTTCGGGTGTCAATCACAAAAAGGATGCCGGGCAGTTCCTTCATTTCCTTGATACCCCCGAGGTTTTTCTGAAGCCGGGCTCGTTCTTTTGCGAGGGCAGCAATTTCTTTCTTGGTCAGGTTCTCGAGACTTCCATCCACTTCCATCTTCTCAAGTTTCTTGAGACGAAGAAGGGATTTTTTTATGGTGGCAAAGTTGGTGAGCATACCCCCAAGCCATCGGTTGTTGACATAGAACATGCCACACCGTTCTGCTTCTTTTTGAATGGCCTGTTGGGCCTGCTTCTTGGTACCTACAAAGAGTACCGTCTTTCCAGAACTCACCGTTTTTCGGACCGCCTCATAGGCGTCCTTAATAGCCTGGATGGTCTTCTGCAGGTCAATGATATGGATGCCATTCCGTTCGGCGAAGATGTACTTCTTCATCCGTGGGTCCCAGCGTTTGACCTGATGACCAAAGTGTACGCCCGCTTCAAGCAGGCTTTTCATGGTGACCACTGCCAAAGTGTCCTCCCTTGTTCGTTTTGAGGAATCCATAGACCTCCGCAAAACGACTCCTTCTCTCTATCTCACCACCCTACGGTGGCGGAAAATATGAAAATCAGGGCTTTTCACAGCCCTGTTTTCTTTTTACCTTATAGCATACCCTGCCTTTTTATGAAAGGCCCCTCTGCCGTAGTATCCGACTGTAATTGCTGAGGGGCCCCCATCTGTGGAAATTGGACTGCTGTTAATCCGTTGATGGC
It encodes:
- the rpsB gene encoding 30S ribosomal protein S2 — protein: MAVVTMKSLLEAGVHFGHQVKRWDPRMKKYIFAERNGIHIIDLQKTIQAIKDAYEAVRKTVSSGKTVLFVGTKKQAQQAIQKEAERCGMFYVNNRWLGGMLTNFATIKKSLLRLKKLEKMEVDGSLENLTKKEIAALAKERARLQKNLGGIKEMKELPGILFVIDTRKEAIAVAEAQRMGIPIVAVVDTNCNPEGIDYPIPGNDDAIRAITLFTQIIANAVIEADNEVGLKIVETLGEDEDTEGLLSDVSIKEEDREIDIESYDQEMASTAGYDEDLEEDELPVDVDKVYEKE